From the genome of Candidatus Kryptoniota bacterium:
CTTGAAACCGGTCGTAATGACGCGGGTATCAATCCAGTAAGCTATTGCGTCAATGATTGGGATAATGAAAAACAGACCCGGGCCGTTGAGGGAGCGGAACTTGCCTAACCGCAATATCACCGCCTTGTCCCACTGATCGGCGACTTTAATTGCGAGAGAAACAACGAGTGCGATAACAAAGGCAATGACTCCAATCCATGTGCTTAAAGTGCTAGCTGTGACACTATACATAGCAAATGCTAATCCTAAACCAATGCCAAAAATTATAATGAAGACCAATACTGCAAAAGAGCTGCTCTTTCTCATTTTGATTTCCTCCATGATTTTAGAAAACTGAATTTGATGACCATTATTTATTTTTCACAAACTTGCCTGTCAATTAACAATTCTCCATTCAAAATTTATTCACCGTTGCCACAGGATTCGTGCGTCTTCAAGCGGGACCGCAACACCATCGCGGTGTGGTATCACTCGCGCCGTATAATCTGATGGCGGGCGTGCCGCAGACACAGACGCGCTATAAACGTAGCCGCCCGACGAGCCAGCTAATTCGCGAACGCGCTTCATCTCCTGGTGCACCGGATCTCCACCGTTAACGCCATTGGCATAAAGCTCTATACACACATCCCTAGGATCGAGGTCATTGAGATAGACTTGAACATCGAAGACGTGCTGGTCGCCGTGAGTTTCGACTTTCACTTCGCCGAAGTGTACCATGTCCCATTTCTGTTCCAAGCTGTGCTTCCAATCGACCATTTGCTTCCCGTATGCACCTTTATCGGCAGCGCGCTCACGGTAGGCGGTGGCAGCCGGGAGGTAATGTTCGTCGGTGTATTCACGCACCGTGCGGTTAGCAGAGAATTGTGGCGTCAATCGCGCCATGCTTTCCCGCATTCGTTTGACCCATGCAGTGGGAATCCCCTTCGCGTCACGTGTATAAAACTCTGGGATAACCTCCCGCTCGAGCAGGTCATAGAGTGCGTTGGCTTCAACAGCGTCCCAGGCGGGATCATCGCCATGCTCGCGACCGTCTCCCAATGCCCATCCCACTTCAGGGGTGTAGGCTTCCGCCCACCAGCCGTCCAATTCTGAGAGATTGATGCCTCCATTGACGAGCACCTTCATGCCGCTCGTTCCGCTCGCCTCCCATGGTCGCCGTGGCGTGTTGATCCAGACGTCCACACCCTGCACTAGGTGTTCCGTTAACAGCATGTCGTAGTCGCTCAGGAAGATGACGTGTGGCCGGGTCTCCGGCTGACGGATGAAATTTATCCATTCCTGAATCAGTGCCTGACCAGCCTGATCTGCCGGATGAGCCTTGCCGGCAAGGATGAGTTGCACTGGGCACTGGGAATTGGTCAATAGACGAAGCAAGCGTTCCCGGTCGTGCAGCAGCAGGTTCGGTCTCTTGTAGGTCGCGAAGCGGCGCGCAAAGCCGAGCGTCAGCACGTTGGGATCAAACAGATTCTTCGCCTCATCAACCGCCTTGGGTGACGCACCGGAGGCAGTCAGTTGCCGGGACAATCGTTCCCGTGCGTATTCAACGAGAGATTTGCTGGCGGCAGTGCGAAATTTCCAGAGCCTGTCATCAGAGACGCGGCGAATATCGTGCTCCATGGTTTCCATTGTTCCCAGCCAGCGGTCTTTTCCACAAGCTTCCGTCCAAAGTTCGTCCGCAGCGGCGGAGTCCCAAGTCGGCATGTGGACTCCGTTGGTCACATGTCCAACAGGCACTTCATCAGCTGGCCAATGCGGAAAAAGAGGCTCAAAGAGTTGCCGGCTGACTTTTCCATGCAGGCGACTTACACCATTGGCCGCTCCGCTGCCGCGGATTGCCAGATAAGCCATGTTGAAACTCTCGGAGGAATCGCTTGGGTGCTGGCGGCCGAGTGCCAGCAAATCGCGGATTGTGATACCGAGTTTCTGGTCGGCATATCCACCGACGTATTGCTCGATAAGAGCCGGGGCGAAACGATCAAAGCCGGCGGCCACTGCCGTGTGGGTGGTGAAGAGGTTTCCCGCTCGAGTGACGGCCAACGCGACTTCGAAAGGCTGGCCGGTCTCTTCCATGAAACTTCTGGCCCGCTCCAGGATAGCGAAAGCAGCATGCCCTTCATTTAAATGACAGACTTCCGGTTGGATGCCAAGCGCACCAAGCAGTCGCCATCCTCCGATCCCGAGCAGAATTTCTTGCTTGAGACGGAGCTCCGGTCCACCACCATAGAGCTCGCTGGTAATGCCACGATGCGCGGGATAATTCGCTGCATCATTGCTATCCAGCAAGTAGAGCTTTGCTCTGCCGACCTGAACCTGCCATGCTCGAAGCCAAACCGAGTAGCCAGGTAAAGCGATTTCCAACCGCAACCACTCGCCATTCGGTTGACGCAAAGGCGTGATCGGCAACTGTCCGGGGTCGTTATAAGGATAAATTGCCTCTTGTGCCCCGTCCTTGTCGATCACCTGACGGAAATATCCTTGCTGGTACAGCAGTCCTATGCCGACCACCGGCAAGCCCAGATCGCTGGCGGCCTTGAGCTGATCGCCAGCAACATTACCAAGTCCTCCGGAATAGATCGGCAGCGCTTCGCTCAACATGAATTCCATGCTGAAATAAGCGGCGCAGGTCAGGGAACCCTGCGAATGATTCTGCTGAAACCACGCGGGTGCCTCCAGCACCCGCCGTCTGGTCTGTACCAGGCCGTCAACGTTTTTGCGGAAAACGGGATCGGCTAACACATGCTGGAGTTTGTCCCGCGAGACCGTCTGCAGAACAACCCAGGGGTTATGTGTGATTTCCCATAGTTCTGGATCAAGCTGCCGCCACACTTCGTCGGTAGCATGATTCCACGACCAGCGCATATTCAATGCCAGCTCGGCAAGGGAATTAAAACCATCGATATCGGCGGGCAAAAACTCCCTGACCGGCCTGTCGGTGCGTGAATGAGTGTTCATGATTTTGCCTTCATTTTCTTGAGGATTGCATCTGCTGCTAATGGGGTCGATACCCGAACCGTTTTGGATTCTAATGCCTTTGTTAGTGTTGCAAGCAAATCGTTGAATCCATCCTCTCTCTGATTCCGCAGAACATGGTGCGCTCCATGGCGCATCAAGACAGAATCCGGCCCACCCTCGATCAACGCTCGTAATAATTGCGGCCAGGCGACCTTTTTGAATTTTTTCAATGCTTCGGCAGCCAACCATGCCACGTCCGGGTCGCTGTCTTCGAGTGCTTTTACCAAGGATGGTATTGCTCTCGCATCGCCGATCGCACCGAGTGTCTTGGCTGCTTCCCAGCGAAGGTGATCCAACCTGGAATTCTGCAATGCCCGGGTGAGGGAAGGTACGGCGGGTTTACCCAGAGCCACCAACGATTCCCTTGCTTTCCGGCGAGTCACACCTTTCTTGCTTGCCAGCATATTCATCAGCGATTCTAATTTTGTGCCGGTCCATTCTTGTTTGCTCATCGTTTTTCCTCCGAAGAAAATGGCGCGTCGGATCCCATTCTAAGAGCATCGTTCACAAGACTCTGAGCTTCCTCCAAGATGCGGTGCAGATGATCTGCTCCCTGGAAGCTCTCCGCATAAATCTTGTAGATATTCTCGGTCCCTGACGGACGCGCCGCGAACCATCCGCTTTCGGTCATCACTTTCAACCCACCGATGGGGGCTCCGTTTCCCGGGGCGTGGGTGAGGACGGTCTGGATTTTTTCGCCCGCCAGCTCGGCGAGCTTGACCTGCTGGGGTGAGAGTTTCGCCAACAGTTCCTTTTGATCCGGAGTGGCCGGTGCGTCAACGCGGTCGTATGCAGGCTCACCGAACTCGCGCGTGAGTTCGTGGTAGATTTCACCGGGATCGCGGCCCATCCGGGCTGTGATCTCTGCCGCCAGTAAAGCCGGGACAATACCATCTTTGTCTGTCGTCCAAACGCTGCCGTTCAGACGGGCAAAGGAAGCCCCTGCGCTCTCTTCGCCACCGAAGCCAAGCGAGCCGTCGAGCAATCCATCTACGAACCACTTGAAGCCGACCGGCACCTCGTAGAGCTTCCGGCCAAGCTTCGCGGTGACGCGATCAATCATCTGGCTGCTCACCACCGTTTTGCCCACCGCTGATTCCTTGCTCCACTTCGGCCGGTGTTGGAAGAGGTAGAAGATGGCGGCGGAAAGGTAATGGTTGGGCGGCAGTAATCCCGTACTCTTGGTAACAATCCCGTGCCGGTCGTGGTCAGTGTCGCAGGCAAAAGCGATAGCGAAGCGGTCCTTCAGGCCGATTAACCTCTGCATTGCATAGGGCGAGGATGGGTCCATGCGGATCTGGCCGTCCCAATCCACAGTCATGAAACGGAAGGTTGGATCGACTGCCTCGTTGACAACTGTCAGGTTCAACCCATATCGCTCTGCAATCGGCCCCCAGTAGTGGACGCCCGCACCGCCGAGCGGATCCACCCCCATACTAATCTTAGCGCTACGAATGATGTTCATGTCGATCACATTACCGAGATCACTCACATAGGCATCGAGGTAATTATGCCGGTGCGTCGTGCCAGCGCGAAGGGCCTTCTCGAAAGGAATTCTTTTTACATGCAGAAGGTCTCTCTCAAGAAATTCATTCGACTTCGCTTCGATCCAATCGGTGACGCCGGATTCCGCCGGCCCGCCGTTTGGTGGATTATATTTAAACCCTCCGTCGTGAGGCGGATTATGCGAAGGCGTGATCACTATGCCGTCGGCGAGTCCTGTCTTGCGCCCGCGGTTGTACGTTAGAATCGCGTGAGAAATTACCGGCGTCGGCGTATATTCATCTTTCTCCGCAATCATGACCTCTACATGATTTGCCGCCAGCACTTCAAGAGCACTGGCAAGAGCAGGCTCAGACAACGCATGTGTATCAATGCCGAGAAACAGAGGGCCATCAATTTTCTGCCGATTGCGGTAGAGGCAAATGGCCTGACTGATGGCGAGAATATGCCATTCGTTGAATAATTTGTCGAAGGATGAGCCACGATGCCCTGATGTGCCGAACGCAACCCGTTGCGCCGGCACCGACGGATCAGGCACCTCGGTATAATATGCCGTGACGAGTTTGGACACGTTAACCAGCATTGCTGGTTCGGCTGGCTTTCCTGCATAAGGACTTACTTTCATATCACTTTTCTCAAGTATCTTTGCGATACATTTTCATTTGTGGCTGCATCAATCCCCGCGTCCTGTGATTGGAACTGGTTTCAAAAGTACCTGCGGGGCATTGGGTGCATTCGCTCCTGTCGCCAACGCTTGCCCGCTGCAAGCGCGACCATCTCGGGCCGCAATTCTGGATTTCAACCTAAACACCTATGCCGGGGCAGCTGCGAAATCCAGATTTTCGTTTCTGGGCCGAGTGCTGAAACCGGTTTCAGCGAATCCTGGGATACAAGGTGTAGTGGGGATACCAGGCGTAGTGGCTGATGGCAAGAAGCAACAAGCAAATAATCACTACCCAAAAGATGACGTCAATAACCGCTCTGCTTTCCGATTGAGCTTTATCCTTCGCATCCTCTTCTTGCGCCGTCATGCGCCTGCGGGGAGCCCGCGGGCTTGCCGCCGTGAGCAACAGCGCAGCCAAGATTCCCATACAAACAATGGGTAACCAGCTCATTCCCCCCCACATGGGTCCAAAGGGAACGAGCCATACGCCGCCAGCCCATGCGAAAAGGGATACCACCAGAAAAAACCACAGCAAGCTCCCCCAAGGACCCCTTGTGCCAAAAGCAAGGGAAACTATCCAAACAATAAATAACCCAACGGCCAGAGCAACAATTAGATCAACGATAAACATGAGATTCTCCTTTTTATGTTAGTGATTTGCCTTCCAGTTGACACGAGCCATACGGTGCCGACTCAGCGAAAAGGACGGACTTTTTTTAGTCAGTATTTTTCCTGTGTCTTCTACATGATTGACCGCCAGTACTCCAATAGCACCGGCAAAAGCCTGCACGGAGAGCATATATGTGTCAGCAGAAGATGTAATCAGTTTGGGCACGTTCACCGGCATCGCTGGGTTTGGCACGCTTTCCTGCATAAGTGCTTGCTTCCATCGTTCTCTCTTTAATTACTCTGCTGACTTTTTTGTTAAGGTTGCTATCAGCTTGTCGAATGGCGCGTCGAATTTCTTGACGCCTTCGTCTTCAAGCTGTTGCGTCACCTTGTCGATGCTGATCCCGAGTTCCGGCAATTGTGCCATTATCCAGTCGGCTCCTTTGACATCCTGGCTGAGGCGGAATTTCGGATCGCCGTGGTCGCGGTAGGCGTCGATGGTTTCAAGCGGAATCGTATTTACGGTGTCCGGGCCGATTAGCTCTTCAATGTATTTTATATCGCTGTAGGCAGGGTTCTTGGTGCTTGTGCTGGCCCAGAGCAGCCGCTGTACTCGAGCGCCCTTATCAGCCAGTTTCTTAAATCTATTACTGCCGAAAATCTCCTTGTAGATTTGATATGCCGCCTTAGCACTCGAGATGGCCACTTGTCCATGTACCTTCTTCGCAATCTCCGTCTTCTTGCCGCCTGGCTCAAGGAATTTCTCTACCAGCGGATCCACCAAAGTATCGATGCGACTTAAAAAAAAGCTGGCCACAGAAGCTATGCATTTGACTGGCTTCCCTAGAGCTACGCGCGCTTCGAGACCTGCAATGTAGGCTTCCACAACCTGCCGATAACGAGGCAACCCAAAGAGCAGCGTCACGTTCACGTTGATTCCTTCGCTGATGAGTTGCTGAATAGCATCCAGACCATCATACGTCGCCGGGACTTTGATTAAAACGTTTAGTCGGTTCAGTGCAGCCCACAATCGATGGGCTTCCTCAATTGTACCTTTGGTGTCATGCGCCAGATGGGGATTAACCTCCAGGCTGACATATCCATCCTTGCCGTCGGTCTTATCATACACAGACCTGAACTCGTCAGCAGCATTTTGTACATCGTGCTGACTTAGAGCTTCGTAGATTGCTTTAACATCTTCTTTCTTGAGGGCCATGGCAGAAATGTCCTTGTCGTAAATATTGCTTTCCGCTATCGCCTTCTCGAAGATGGATCGATTCGAGGTCATCCCCCGCAGTCCATCATCCGTGATCAAACGCCGAAGTTTGCCGCTGGTGATCAGATCACGTCGGATATAGTCGAGCCAAATTGACTGGCCGAGAGTTCCCAATTCTTTCAAAGGATTGTCGTTCATTATTCTGTTT
Proteins encoded in this window:
- a CDS encoding slipin family protein, translating into MRKSSSFAVLVFIIIFGIGLGLAFAMYSVTASTLSTWIGVIAFVIALVVSLAIKVADQWDKAVILRLGKFRSLNGPGLFFIIPIIDAIAYWIDTRVITTGFK
- the glgP gene encoding alpha-glucan family phosphorylase gives rise to the protein MNTHSRTDRPVREFLPADIDGFNSLAELALNMRWSWNHATDEVWRQLDPELWEITHNPWVVLQTVSRDKLQHVLADPVFRKNVDGLVQTRRRVLEAPAWFQQNHSQGSLTCAAYFSMEFMLSEALPIYSGGLGNVAGDQLKAASDLGLPVVGIGLLYQQGYFRQVIDKDGAQEAIYPYNDPGQLPITPLRQPNGEWLRLEIALPGYSVWLRAWQVQVGRAKLYLLDSNDAANYPAHRGITSELYGGGPELRLKQEILLGIGGWRLLGALGIQPEVCHLNEGHAAFAILERARSFMEETGQPFEVALAVTRAGNLFTTHTAVAAGFDRFAPALIEQYVGGYADQKLGITIRDLLALGRQHPSDSSESFNMAYLAIRGSGAANGVSRLHGKVSRQLFEPLFPHWPADEVPVGHVTNGVHMPTWDSAAADELWTEACGKDRWLGTMETMEHDIRRVSDDRLWKFRTAASKSLVEYARERLSRQLTASGASPKAVDEAKNLFDPNVLTLGFARRFATYKRPNLLLHDRERLLRLLTNSQCPVQLILAGKAHPADQAGQALIQEWINFIRQPETRPHVIFLSDYDMLLTEHLVQGVDVWINTPRRPWEASGTSGMKVLVNGGINLSELDGWWAEAYTPEVGWALGDGREHGDDPAWDAVEANALYDLLEREVIPEFYTRDAKGIPTAWVKRMRESMARLTPQFSANRTVREYTDEHYLPAATAYRERAADKGAYGKQMVDWKHSLEQKWDMVHFGEVKVETHGDQHVFDVQVYLNDLDPRDVCIELYANGVNGGDPVHQEMKRVRELAGSSGGYVYSASVSAARPPSDYTARVIPHRDGVAVPLEDARILWQR
- a CDS encoding HEAT repeat domain-containing protein; translated protein: MSKQEWTGTKLESLMNMLASKKGVTRRKARESLVALGKPAVPSLTRALQNSRLDHLRWEAAKTLGAIGDARAIPSLVKALEDSDPDVAWLAAEALKKFKKVAWPQLLRALIEGGPDSVLMRHGAHHVLRNQREDGFNDLLATLTKALESKTVRVSTPLAADAILKKMKAKS
- the pgm gene encoding phosphoglucomutase (alpha-D-glucose-1,6-bisphosphate-dependent) — its product is MKVSPYAGKPAEPAMLVNVSKLVTAYYTEVPDPSVPAQRVAFGTSGHRGSSFDKLFNEWHILAISQAICLYRNRQKIDGPLFLGIDTHALSEPALASALEVLAANHVEVMIAEKDEYTPTPVISHAILTYNRGRKTGLADGIVITPSHNPPHDGGFKYNPPNGGPAESGVTDWIEAKSNEFLERDLLHVKRIPFEKALRAGTTHRHNYLDAYVSDLGNVIDMNIIRSAKISMGVDPLGGAGVHYWGPIAERYGLNLTVVNEAVDPTFRFMTVDWDGQIRMDPSSPYAMQRLIGLKDRFAIAFACDTDHDRHGIVTKSTGLLPPNHYLSAAIFYLFQHRPKWSKESAVGKTVVSSQMIDRVTAKLGRKLYEVPVGFKWFVDGLLDGSLGFGGEESAGASFARLNGSVWTTDKDGIVPALLAAEITARMGRDPGEIYHELTREFGEPAYDRVDAPATPDQKELLAKLSPQQVKLAELAGEKIQTVLTHAPGNGAPIGGLKVMTESGWFAARPSGTENIYKIYAESFQGADHLHRILEEAQSLVNDALRMGSDAPFSSEEKR
- the tal gene encoding transaldolase, which produces MNDNPLKELGTLGQSIWLDYIRRDLITSGKLRRLITDDGLRGMTSNRSIFEKAIAESNIYDKDISAMALKKEDVKAIYEALSQHDVQNAADEFRSVYDKTDGKDGYVSLEVNPHLAHDTKGTIEEAHRLWAALNRLNVLIKVPATYDGLDAIQQLISEGINVNVTLLFGLPRYRQVVEAYIAGLEARVALGKPVKCIASVASFFLSRIDTLVDPLVEKFLEPGGKKTEIAKKVHGQVAISSAKAAYQIYKEIFGSNRFKKLADKGARVQRLLWASTSTKNPAYSDIKYIEELIGPDTVNTIPLETIDAYRDHGDPKFRLSQDVKGADWIMAQLPELGISIDKVTQQLEDEGVKKFDAPFDKLIATLTKKSAE